The following proteins come from a genomic window of Gimesia chilikensis:
- a CDS encoding trypsin-like peptidase domain-containing protein, with amino-acid sequence MKNRYPLLAVIAIIVSISLWNTCFESPLSSRQLEAKIPSQGNARQPNAAMLSSASSLHDGSRHLAKIAKLATPSVVHIQCERQTPRGAVEETGSGVIVRGEGKPGLFIVTNRHVVRDSNGPAISIQLHDGRVINPTHKWEDKDTDLAILKIDVTDVTPADWGDSDKLDIGHMVLAMGSPFGLSESVTLGIISAKGRRSLQLGSGSEVLNQNFLQTDAAINPGNSGGPLIDLEGKIIGINTAIASNSGGNDGIGFSIPSKLVQHVFTQLLKYGQVYRAYLGVQLDPEFSIGTATRLNMDRVRGARVVKVISNTPASRANLKYDDIILSFGGIDVLDQNHLINLVSLTPIEHRVSVVLLRDGRKVNVMVELANRRILDELERKQRESQQSSRRFGTSAEPMSFHKVKHASATEDLAGLGVQPMNADLAAQLGFAQGQAGLLVLSVDEQSSFSGVVDLYDVIEEVAGSPVRSLQDFRQALDQHRDLNSLVLKISRGKPGSVQQQLVIWQR; translated from the coding sequence ATGAAGAATCGATATCCTTTGCTGGCAGTCATTGCCATCATTGTCTCCATTTCGTTGTGGAATACCTGCTTCGAGTCACCGCTCAGTTCACGTCAGCTGGAAGCGAAGATTCCTTCTCAGGGTAATGCCCGTCAACCAAATGCAGCGATGTTGTCTTCCGCATCTTCTCTGCACGATGGAAGCAGGCATCTCGCCAAGATCGCCAAACTCGCGACCCCCAGTGTCGTCCACATCCAGTGCGAACGGCAGACTCCCCGTGGCGCAGTTGAAGAAACCGGATCCGGTGTCATCGTTCGCGGTGAGGGAAAACCGGGGTTATTCATTGTTACCAACCGCCACGTCGTGCGTGACTCAAACGGACCTGCGATTTCAATCCAACTGCACGATGGACGCGTTATCAACCCGACTCATAAATGGGAAGATAAAGATACCGACCTGGCGATCCTCAAGATTGACGTGACCGATGTTACTCCGGCCGACTGGGGTGACAGTGACAAACTGGATATTGGTCACATGGTCCTGGCCATGGGCAGTCCGTTTGGTCTGAGCGAATCGGTGACCCTGGGTATTATCAGCGCCAAAGGACGCCGTTCTCTGCAACTGGGAAGCGGATCAGAGGTACTGAACCAGAACTTCCTGCAGACTGACGCCGCCATCAACCCGGGAAACAGTGGCGGTCCGCTGATCGACCTCGAAGGTAAAATTATCGGGATCAATACTGCAATTGCTTCCAACAGTGGTGGTAACGACGGAATCGGATTCAGTATCCCCAGCAAGCTGGTACAACACGTCTTTACACAGCTCCTGAAGTACGGGCAGGTCTATCGCGCTTACCTGGGTGTCCAGCTCGATCCGGAATTCAGTATCGGGACGGCAACCCGATTGAACATGGACCGTGTGCGTGGTGCCCGTGTGGTCAAAGTAATTTCTAACACGCCGGCTTCCCGCGCCAACCTGAAATATGATGACATCATTCTCAGTTTCGGCGGTATTGACGTTCTGGATCAGAACCACCTGATCAACCTGGTCTCCCTGACGCCGATCGAACATCGTGTGAGTGTCGTTCTGCTGAGAGATGGCCGTAAGGTCAACGTGATGGTGGAACTGGCGAACCGCCGGATTCTGGACGAACTGGAACGCAAACAGCGCGAATCACAACAGTCATCCCGACGCTTTGGTACCTCTGCTGAGCCGATGAGCTTCCACAAAGTCAAACACGCATCCGCCACAGAGGATCTGGCCGGACTGGGGGTTCAGCCCATGAACGCAGATCTGGCTGCTCAGCTCGGTTTCGCACAAGGTCAGGCAGGTCTGCTGGTCTTAAGTGTCGACGAACAGAGTTCATTCTCTGGCGTGGTCGATCTCTATGATGTAATCGAAGAAGTCGCTGGTTCACCAGTCCGTAGTCTGCAGGACTTTCGCCAGGCACTGGATCAGCATCGGGATCTGAATTCGCTGGTCCTGAAAATTTCTCGTGGCAAGCCGGGATCAGTGCAGCAGCAACTCGTCATCTGGCAGAGGTAG
- a CDS encoding DUF11 domain-containing protein encodes MRRGKKMLAIFSTMVMSASIATADDRMMESKSPFDSVPPSNSKASIQYFSGQKSTGEAAGTSGNITISQPKQTAAQPGAEYQPTGKARMSQVPNYYKELFGQERPYRRLEQKQQQAEVKQSAFQQVDHAEPAGEQKRYRFEEFNADQSKKNIVHAEFQHHKGTQGKIQQVSAGSGQNPFRTPTEFKQPAPQAPGLTIPRIPDRQAVENKHHLTFGKAAQEETATQPSGVTITSTPQKRRAAAVQVKPVGTASEVAKAKVSHKWIKKSEINVGQECEFALEVTNEGKASAKDVVVEAFFPVSVRLTDATPRPIASQDHLEWKFDSLNAGETKTIEISMIPSQRGAITAAANVRFTNSLTESFMVAEPLLQVAVKGPTNVMIGEPASQSVTISNPGTGTLHNVVLEAEIPKGLEHVTAEYLQMQVGSLNPGETRTIRLALAAVLGGEQVVKVVAKAEGGLAQETQARVNVIAPKVQVAIEGPGLRYKGRSAQYTISTVNDGAAATNNVRVLHKVPEGFEFVKADRGGQFNPEDSTISWFLGRMEPGQSANVNVELKTKTIGNYVHHVRALSEHNVKSDAQIQTRIEGVAQLVLEIADLNDPVEIGAETGYNVVVKNDGSKSAQNVSVSCELPPGVELISATGPTQHIAENGVVVFKSLAGLAPGDSVQFQVIVRGSVEGNQRFRARLASDSIRDPLLFEELTRFYRD; translated from the coding sequence ATGCGACGCGGAAAAAAGATGCTCGCGATATTTTCAACCATGGTAATGAGTGCGAGTATCGCAACCGCCGATGATCGCATGATGGAATCAAAGTCTCCCTTTGATTCTGTTCCCCCTTCCAATTCCAAAGCCAGTATTCAGTACTTCTCCGGACAGAAGTCTACGGGTGAAGCTGCCGGCACCTCGGGAAATATCACCATTTCCCAGCCGAAGCAGACTGCGGCTCAGCCTGGTGCAGAGTACCAGCCCACGGGTAAAGCCCGTATGTCCCAGGTCCCGAACTATTACAAGGAGCTGTTCGGTCAGGAACGCCCTTACCGTCGCCTGGAGCAGAAACAACAGCAGGCTGAAGTCAAGCAGTCCGCTTTTCAGCAGGTAGACCACGCGGAACCGGCTGGAGAGCAGAAGCGGTACCGTTTTGAAGAGTTCAATGCGGATCAGTCTAAAAAGAATATCGTGCATGCTGAGTTTCAGCATCATAAAGGTACACAGGGCAAAATTCAGCAGGTCAGTGCCGGCAGTGGTCAGAATCCATTCCGGACGCCAACCGAATTCAAACAGCCTGCTCCTCAGGCACCTGGTTTGACAATTCCCCGGATTCCTGATCGTCAGGCTGTAGAAAACAAACATCATCTGACCTTTGGAAAAGCTGCACAGGAAGAAACTGCTACTCAGCCTTCCGGTGTGACCATTACTTCCACACCTCAGAAACGTCGTGCAGCAGCCGTGCAGGTGAAGCCTGTCGGAACTGCTTCTGAAGTTGCGAAAGCCAAAGTGTCTCATAAGTGGATCAAGAAAAGTGAAATCAACGTTGGCCAGGAATGCGAGTTCGCACTGGAAGTCACCAACGAAGGTAAAGCATCTGCCAAGGACGTTGTTGTGGAAGCCTTCTTCCCGGTATCAGTTCGTCTGACAGATGCCACTCCCCGGCCCATTGCCAGCCAGGATCATCTCGAATGGAAGTTTGATTCACTGAACGCCGGTGAAACCAAAACCATCGAGATCTCAATGATCCCCAGCCAGCGAGGTGCTATTACCGCTGCAGCGAATGTTCGGTTTACCAACTCTCTGACTGAATCCTTCATGGTTGCTGAGCCTCTGTTGCAGGTTGCAGTCAAAGGTCCTACCAATGTCATGATTGGTGAGCCTGCTTCACAGTCTGTCACCATTTCCAACCCGGGAACAGGTACCCTGCACAACGTTGTGCTGGAAGCTGAAATTCCTAAAGGTCTGGAACATGTGACTGCCGAGTATCTGCAGATGCAGGTCGGTTCGCTGAATCCTGGCGAAACCCGCACCATCCGTCTGGCCCTGGCAGCTGTCCTGGGTGGCGAACAGGTTGTGAAAGTTGTCGCTAAGGCTGAAGGTGGTCTGGCTCAGGAAACTCAGGCTCGTGTGAACGTGATCGCTCCTAAAGTTCAGGTTGCCATCGAAGGTCCCGGACTGCGTTACAAAGGCCGTTCTGCACAGTACACAATTTCTACTGTCAACGACGGTGCTGCTGCTACCAACAACGTTCGCGTGCTGCATAAAGTTCCAGAAGGATTCGAATTCGTCAAAGCCGATCGTGGCGGTCAGTTCAATCCTGAAGATTCCACCATCAGCTGGTTCCTGGGACGTATGGAGCCCGGTCAGTCAGCCAATGTCAACGTCGAACTGAAAACCAAAACTATCGGCAACTACGTGCACCACGTGCGTGCTCTGTCTGAACACAACGTGAAATCCGATGCACAGATTCAGACCCGTATCGAAGGGGTCGCCCAGCTGGTTCTGGAAATTGCCGACCTGAACGATCCGGTCGAAATCGGAGCCGAAACAGGTTACAACGTAGTAGTCAAGAACGACGGTAGCAAGTCTGCCCAGAACGTTTCTGTCTCCTGCGAACTGCCTCCCGGAGTTGAGCTGATCTCTGCCACCGGTCCCACTCAGCACATCGCTGAGAACGGTGTGGTCGTCTTCAAATCTCTGGCAGGTCTGGCACCTGGTGACTCGGTTCAGTTCCAGGTCATCGTACGCGGCAGTGTCGAAGGCAACCAGCGGTTCCGGGCTCGTCTCGCCAGCGATTCGATCCGCGATCCTCTGCTGTTCGAAGAACTGACTCGCTTCTACCGCGACTAA
- a CDS encoding lipoyl(octanoyl) transferase LipB, with protein sequence MSLSASETGHSMRQHKTLKVYLLGCVDFDSLLTLQERALQEIHFQQDESAILFVCEHPPIVTVGREGSHYQLSGAYHDLKAKQIEVRWTNRGGGALLHAPGQLAVYPLFPLKQLGIGISEFRDRLQRATRSAAGEQGVDCETCPDDSGILGRCGQFAFLGAAIKSWISYYGLYINVSPDMKLQRLIDANRFDHRVTSLSATLTREASMGSVRESMIRNLAQQFGYPDPHIFTRHPLLHRVKKKVYVDT encoded by the coding sequence ATGAGTTTATCCGCTTCAGAGACAGGCCATTCCATGCGTCAGCACAAGACGCTGAAGGTCTACCTGCTGGGCTGTGTGGACTTTGATTCCCTGCTGACACTGCAGGAACGGGCTCTGCAGGAGATCCATTTCCAGCAGGACGAGTCCGCTATTCTGTTTGTCTGTGAACACCCGCCCATCGTCACTGTGGGGCGTGAAGGCAGCCATTACCAGCTGTCCGGGGCCTATCATGACCTGAAGGCGAAACAGATTGAAGTTCGCTGGACGAATCGGGGAGGCGGAGCCCTGCTGCATGCCCCGGGGCAACTGGCCGTTTATCCCCTGTTCCCCCTCAAACAGCTGGGCATTGGCATCAGCGAATTCCGGGATCGCCTGCAGCGGGCAACACGCAGTGCAGCCGGGGAGCAGGGTGTCGACTGTGAAACCTGTCCGGATGACTCAGGAATTTTGGGCCGTTGTGGACAGTTTGCCTTTCTGGGGGCTGCGATCAAATCCTGGATTTCTTACTATGGTTTGTATATTAATGTGTCTCCCGATATGAAACTGCAACGTCTGATCGACGCCAATCGATTTGACCACCGCGTGACTTCCCTGTCGGCAACGCTCACGCGGGAAGCCAGTATGGGTTCGGTTCGCGAAAGCATGATTCGCAACCTGGCTCAGCAGTTCGGCTATCCGGATCCCCACATTTTTACACGACACCCCTTACTGCATCGAGTAAAGAAGAAAGTTTATGTCGACACTTAA
- the lipA gene encoding lipoyl synthase, with translation MSTLNIITDPAPAPRQRLPKWLKRPMPKPGMAFTSNVIEDLNLVTVCESAKCPNRTECWSHKTATLMILGNVCTRPCGFCSIAKGKTETVQLDEPERVAEAAARLGLEHVVITSVTRDDLPDGGAEHFYNCILAVRERTGADIEVLTPDFRGNRDAIQRVIEAHPDVFNHNTETVPRLYHRVRRNAVYQRTLDLLKQVKDTDPSIVTKSGLMLGLGETREEILEVCADLRAVGCDIVTIGQYLQPTPENLPVERFLPPEEFDEVGDQVRALGFKLVASGPFVRSSYHAGEMASVLGKES, from the coding sequence ATGTCGACACTTAATATCATCACCGATCCCGCCCCCGCACCCCGGCAGCGTCTTCCCAAGTGGCTCAAACGGCCCATGCCGAAGCCTGGTATGGCTTTCACCAGCAACGTGATCGAAGACCTCAACCTGGTCACCGTCTGCGAAAGTGCCAAATGCCCGAATCGCACCGAATGCTGGTCACATAAAACAGCGACACTGATGATCCTGGGAAATGTCTGTACGCGACCTTGCGGGTTCTGCTCGATCGCCAAGGGGAAAACCGAAACCGTTCAGCTGGACGAACCCGAACGCGTAGCGGAAGCAGCCGCCCGTCTGGGCCTCGAACATGTGGTGATCACCTCTGTCACGCGTGACGACCTGCCGGACGGCGGGGCAGAACACTTCTATAACTGCATCCTGGCAGTCCGCGAACGGACCGGGGCAGACATCGAAGTCTTGACTCCTGACTTCCGTGGAAATCGTGATGCCATTCAGCGGGTGATTGAAGCTCATCCTGATGTGTTTAACCACAACACCGAAACGGTGCCGCGTCTGTATCACCGCGTCCGTCGGAACGCCGTCTATCAGCGGACCCTGGATCTGCTGAAGCAGGTGAAAGACACTGATCCGAGCATCGTCACGAAAAGTGGTCTGATGCTGGGTCTCGGCGAAACACGCGAGGAAATACTCGAAGTCTGTGCCGATCTGCGGGCCGTTGGCTGTGACATCGTGACCATCGGCCAGTACCTGCAGCCGACGCCTGAGAACCTGCCGGTTGAGCGATTCCTGCCGCCGGAAGAATTCGATGAAGTGGGCGATCAGGTGCGGGCACTGGGATTCAAACTGGTGGCCAGTGGTCCCTTCGTCCGTTCCAGTTATCATGCAGGCGAAATGGCATCGGTACTGGGGAAAGAGTCCTGA
- a CDS encoding biotin/lipoyl-containing protein has protein sequence MPTPITVPPLENQDQKLTVSLWLTRTGEPVNRGDRVVELLIPGVTFDVAAPCTGTLARCECRSGDEVHEGTVLGWIEPSEASPPDETAASGPE, from the coding sequence ATGCCGACCCCGATCACGGTTCCTCCCCTGGAAAATCAGGACCAGAAACTGACCGTCAGTCTCTGGCTGACACGAACGGGAGAACCGGTTAACCGGGGAGACCGGGTTGTCGAACTTCTGATTCCCGGTGTGACGTTCGATGTGGCTGCCCCCTGCACCGGAACACTTGCCCGTTGTGAATGTCGATCCGGAGACGAAGTGCACGAGGGAACCGTACTGGGCTGGATCGAACCTTCCGAAGCCAGTCCTCCAGATGAAACAGCCGCCTCTGGACCTGAGTGA
- the holB gene encoding DNA polymerase III subunit delta' has product MTTDQIRGHQTILEMLDRALSRGRLPHALLFAGPVGVGKNRVARYLAQCLFCEQTPSDQLSCCRECNSCKQMAAGTHPDLISIECPPDKAILPLSLIIGSEERRGREGVCYEMSLRPMTGNRRIAVIDDADKMNAESANALLKTLEEPSANYLMILIASELDAILPTIRSRCQLIRFAELSADDVSELLLEHQLAESPEQAQQVARLSGGSLDVASQLLDENLQELRTSITRLLCQHPFRPQAFSQAVIKAVDDIGGNTAAQRKTAHWILHFCADFYHQALQTAAGHESAVNNAQIDKFVNGFPGSTEDRIEKLGSLLDRLLETEEQIDRNATISLCIENLSEDLRALQKSTP; this is encoded by the coding sequence ATGACAACCGACCAGATCCGAGGTCATCAAACGATTCTGGAAATGCTCGACCGGGCCCTGTCCCGCGGACGACTGCCGCACGCGCTGCTATTCGCCGGTCCGGTGGGCGTGGGTAAGAACCGGGTTGCCCGTTATCTTGCCCAGTGCCTGTTCTGCGAACAGACTCCCTCAGACCAGCTCAGTTGCTGTCGCGAATGTAACTCGTGTAAACAGATGGCCGCCGGCACGCATCCTGATTTGATCAGCATCGAATGCCCTCCCGACAAAGCCATCCTCCCCTTAAGCCTGATCATCGGCAGCGAGGAGCGGCGGGGCCGCGAAGGGGTCTGTTATGAAATGTCGCTCCGCCCCATGACCGGGAATCGAAGGATTGCGGTCATCGACGACGCTGACAAAATGAATGCCGAGAGTGCCAACGCACTGTTAAAAACCCTGGAAGAGCCCTCGGCGAATTACCTGATGATTCTGATCGCCAGTGAGTTGGATGCGATCCTGCCCACGATTCGTTCCCGCTGCCAGCTGATCCGGTTTGCTGAACTCTCTGCAGACGATGTTTCCGAACTGCTGCTGGAACATCAACTGGCGGAGTCTCCCGAACAGGCGCAACAGGTTGCCCGACTGTCGGGGGGCTCGCTGGATGTCGCCAGCCAGTTGCTGGATGAGAACCTGCAGGAACTCAGGACGAGCATCACACGACTGTTGTGCCAGCATCCCTTCCGTCCGCAGGCGTTTTCACAGGCGGTGATCAAAGCCGTGGATGATATCGGCGGCAATACTGCTGCTCAGCGGAAAACGGCGCACTGGATCCTGCATTTCTGTGCCGACTTCTATCACCAGGCATTACAGACGGCCGCCGGACATGAGTCGGCGGTGAACAATGCGCAGATCGACAAATTTGTGAACGGATTCCCCGGCTCAACCGAAGACCGGATCGAGAAGCTGGGTTCGCTGCTGGATCGACTGCTGGAAACCGAAGAACAGATCGATCGGAACGCCACGATCAGCCTCTGTATCGAAAACCTGAGCGAAGACCTCCGGGCGCTGCAGAAAAGCACTCCCTGA
- a CDS encoding stage 0 sporulation family protein — protein MNNEVSGYIVRYGSTRMIGEFSAKGLDELPRNASVIVKSDRGHEWGEILSPATDRVRSFMKDTKTVGRIIRPVTDDDYRLRDKNRHEERTEFLGCQDLVKEHKLQMQLVDVEHIFGGERIIFYYLAEKRVDFRELVKALARKYRSRIEMRQIGVRDEAKLLADYGDCGKTVCCGTHLTEMPPVSMKMAKLQKTSLDPNKLSGRCGRLKCCLRYEYDTYRSYKKELPPVGSFVVTEQGEGKVTNQDILSECVQVIYPDSRKSIVHRKDIQEVIKKKKGEGQPPGNGKSLNQKPAR, from the coding sequence ATGAATAACGAAGTCTCAGGTTACATCGTCCGCTACGGGTCAACCCGCATGATTGGCGAGTTCTCCGCCAAGGGCCTTGATGAGCTGCCACGAAATGCCTCAGTCATTGTCAAAAGCGATCGCGGTCATGAATGGGGTGAAATACTCTCTCCCGCCACGGACCGCGTGCGTTCCTTCATGAAAGATACCAAAACCGTCGGCCGCATCATTCGTCCCGTCACCGATGATGATTATCGCCTGCGCGACAAGAATCGACACGAGGAACGCACAGAGTTTCTAGGCTGCCAGGATCTGGTGAAAGAACACAAGTTGCAGATGCAGCTGGTCGATGTGGAACATATTTTTGGTGGTGAAAGGATCATCTTTTATTACCTGGCCGAGAAACGCGTCGACTTCCGCGAACTGGTCAAAGCGCTGGCCCGCAAATATCGATCACGGATTGAAATGCGACAGATTGGTGTCCGGGATGAAGCCAAACTGCTGGCCGACTACGGCGACTGTGGCAAAACAGTGTGTTGTGGAACACATCTGACCGAAATGCCACCGGTATCCATGAAGATGGCCAAACTGCAGAAAACCTCACTGGACCCCAATAAGCTTTCCGGTCGCTGTGGCAGACTCAAATGCTGCCTGCGCTACGAGTACGACACTTATCGCAGTTATAAAAAAGAACTGCCCCCGGTCGGCTCATTCGTCGTCACGGAACAGGGGGAGGGAAAAGTCACCAATCAGGATATCCTTTCGGAATGCGTCCAGGTGATCTATCCTGATTCGCGAAAATCAATTGTCCATAGAAAAGATATTCAGGAAGTCATCAAGAAGAAAAAAGGGGAAGGCCAGCCCCCCGGGAACGGGAAATCACTCAATCAAAAACCGGCACGCTGA
- a CDS encoding Minf_1886 family protein, producing MTFATNLTRPKLQYHPNAYDFIFEALQQAQEIYAHSISELSEQEEAHVSGQELLEGVRVLALKQFGLMTQTVFKQWGVHSTKDFGKMVFEMIEHGRMRKTDNDRLEDFVDIYDFQQAFDANYIIDTSEVFTRNPA from the coding sequence ATGACATTTGCAACCAATCTAACCCGCCCCAAACTGCAATATCACCCGAATGCCTACGACTTTATCTTTGAAGCGTTGCAGCAGGCGCAAGAGATTTACGCCCATTCCATCTCTGAACTTTCCGAACAGGAAGAAGCTCACGTTTCGGGACAGGAACTCCTGGAGGGAGTGCGCGTTCTGGCCCTCAAACAGTTTGGTCTGATGACCCAGACTGTATTCAAACAATGGGGCGTGCACTCAACCAAAGACTTCGGCAAGATGGTCTTCGAAATGATCGAGCATGGCAGAATGCGGAAGACCGACAATGATCGCCTGGAAGATTTCGTCGACATCTACGACTTCCAGCAGGCGTTCGACGCAAACTACATCATCGACACCAGCGAAGTCTTCACACGCAACCCGGCATAA
- a CDS encoding sodium-translocating pyrophosphatase, protein MRFSTVARYSPVRPVPKLITLTISTLFCSAPLLAAETSDASPPVAASESVVISWLLAIAGAIFALFTAYRFFSWMVAQSEGDARMKTIAEHVREGARAYLDQQFKVVTLFFAVVCALLAFMAFGLNTQSHWVPFAFLTGGFFSALAGWFGMRTATLASARTAHAAKESLNSGLQVAFRSGAVMGLVVVGLGLLDISLWFGVLHWIVKMPLAEITVTMLCFGMGASSQALFARVGGGIFTKAADVGADLVGKVEAGIPEDDPRNPATIADNVGDNVGDVAGMGADLYESYCGSILASGALGVAAYHGYPKMQMMCLLLPMCLAAVGIFLSVTGIFMVKTEEGASQKNLLKALAKGIDTAAFCVIVASLGLVWIMLVIPSQSAGIPEDSPLLTGNKLFGVFGAIVSGLVAGWLIGKWTEYSTSDEFKPTRFIADQSSTGPATVIIAGIAEGFYSVWVPILVIGVAIIVAFGLCTGFDFQNSQVFAMGLYGVAIAAVGMLSTLGVTLATDAYGPIADNAGGNAEMSGQEPFVRQRTDALDSLGNTTAATGKGFAIGSAALTALALLAAYVEEVRIGFERWVENSAIVQTVTDDPSNASALKLSKNCIAIRMPDKDGNAPKHNNMGYLLFPALHQTQITPGRTKIEEAEVGSIINGLNITELLLRSDCVEVKKATVPDFSRFYNFSLLNPKVLVGIFFGVMIAFVFCAMTMKAVGRAAGAMVDEVRRQFREIAGIMENEAEPDYAACVEISTAAAQREMILPAMLGLLSPVVVGVLLGVPGVVGLLVGALTSGFAVAIMMANAGGAWDNAKKYIEAGAHGGKGTDAHKATVVGDTVGDPFKDTSGPSLNILIKLMSMVSVVIAGFIIQYALELF, encoded by the coding sequence ATGAGGTTTTCTACCGTCGCTCGCTACTCGCCCGTTCGTCCTGTTCCCAAACTCATCACTCTAACCATCAGCACGCTCTTCTGCTCCGCTCCCTTGCTGGCAGCAGAAACATCAGATGCCTCGCCACCAGTGGCCGCATCTGAATCCGTCGTCATCAGCTGGCTACTTGCGATTGCAGGTGCGATCTTCGCCCTGTTTACCGCTTATCGCTTTTTCTCCTGGATGGTCGCGCAGTCCGAAGGTGACGCCCGCATGAAGACCATCGCCGAGCACGTCCGTGAAGGAGCCCGTGCTTACCTGGACCAGCAGTTCAAGGTCGTGACCCTGTTCTTTGCCGTGGTCTGTGCACTGCTGGCCTTCATGGCCTTTGGCCTCAACACTCAATCACACTGGGTCCCCTTCGCCTTTTTGACAGGGGGCTTTTTCTCTGCACTGGCAGGCTGGTTCGGAATGCGAACCGCCACACTGGCCAGTGCCCGTACTGCCCATGCGGCGAAAGAATCACTCAACAGCGGCCTGCAGGTCGCGTTCCGCAGTGGTGCAGTGATGGGACTCGTCGTTGTGGGACTCGGACTGTTGGACATCAGTCTCTGGTTTGGTGTCCTGCACTGGATCGTCAAGATGCCTCTGGCGGAGATCACCGTTACCATGCTCTGCTTTGGTATGGGAGCCTCAAGCCAGGCACTGTTTGCCCGCGTAGGTGGTGGTATCTTTACCAAAGCCGCGGACGTGGGAGCCGACCTCGTCGGTAAAGTGGAAGCAGGCATCCCCGAAGATGACCCGCGCAACCCGGCTACGATTGCTGACAACGTGGGCGACAACGTAGGCGATGTCGCCGGCATGGGGGCAGACCTCTATGAATCATACTGTGGTTCCATCCTGGCCAGTGGTGCTCTGGGTGTCGCCGCATATCACGGTTATCCCAAAATGCAGATGATGTGCCTGCTGCTGCCCATGTGTCTGGCCGCAGTCGGAATCTTTCTTTCGGTCACCGGAATCTTCATGGTAAAAACAGAGGAAGGTGCCTCTCAGAAAAACCTGTTGAAAGCACTGGCTAAGGGAATCGACACTGCCGCCTTCTGTGTGATTGTCGCCTCCCTGGGCCTGGTCTGGATCATGCTGGTAATCCCTTCGCAGTCCGCAGGAATCCCAGAAGATTCTCCACTGCTGACGGGGAACAAACTGTTTGGTGTCTTCGGCGCGATCGTCTCCGGTCTGGTTGCAGGCTGGCTGATCGGGAAATGGACCGAATATTCTACCAGTGATGAATTCAAGCCAACCCGTTTCATCGCGGATCAGTCTTCAACCGGTCCCGCGACCGTGATTATCGCCGGGATCGCCGAAGGCTTTTACAGCGTCTGGGTGCCGATTCTGGTGATTGGTGTCGCTATCATCGTCGCCTTTGGCTTGTGTACCGGCTTCGACTTCCAGAACTCGCAGGTATTCGCGATGGGCCTGTATGGCGTTGCGATCGCCGCTGTGGGGATGTTGAGCACACTAGGGGTAACACTCGCCACCGATGCCTATGGTCCGATTGCCGACAATGCCGGCGGTAACGCGGAAATGAGCGGTCAGGAACCATTCGTACGCCAGCGAACCGACGCCCTGGACAGCCTGGGGAATACGACAGCTGCTACCGGAAAAGGCTTCGCGATCGGCTCAGCCGCATTGACAGCACTGGCTCTGCTGGCCGCCTACGTGGAAGAAGTCCGCATCGGGTTTGAACGCTGGGTTGAGAACTCTGCCATCGTGCAAACGGTAACCGATGATCCTTCGAATGCGTCTGCCCTGAAGCTGAGCAAAAACTGTATCGCAATCCGTATGCCCGACAAAGACGGCAACGCTCCCAAACATAACAACATGGGTTACCTGCTGTTCCCCGCCCTGCACCAGACGCAAATTACGCCCGGGCGAACCAAAATCGAAGAAGCCGAAGTGGGATCGATTATCAACGGTCTGAATATCACAGAGCTTTTGCTCCGTAGCGACTGTGTTGAAGTCAAAAAAGCGACCGTACCCGACTTCTCCCGTTTCTATAATTTCTCGCTGCTGAACCCCAAAGTACTGGTCGGGATCTTCTTCGGCGTGATGATTGCCTTCGTCTTCTGTGCGATGACCATGAAGGCTGTCGGCCGCGCCGCGGGTGCGATGGTGGACGAAGTCCGGCGGCAATTCCGTGAAATCGCAGGGATTATGGAGAACGAAGCCGAACCGGATTACGCCGCCTGTGTCGAAATCAGTACAGCTGCGGCACAGCGTGAAATGATTCTGCCCGCTATGCTGGGCCTGCTCTCCCCGGTTGTCGTGGGTGTCCTGCTGGGAGTCCCCGGCGTGGTGGGCCTGCTGGTGGGAGCCTTGACGAGTGGGTTCGCAGTTGCCATTATGATGGCTAATGCCGGTGGTGCCTGGGATAATGCTAAGAAGTACATCGAAGCAGGCGCACATGGCGGCAAGGGAACTGATGCGCACAAAGCCACAGTAGTAGGTGATACCGTAGGTGACCCGTTCAAGGACACCAGCGGTCCCAGCCTGAATATTCTGATCAAGTTGATGAGTATGGTTTCTGTTGTCATAGCCGGTTTTATCATCCAATACGCATTAGAGCTATTTTAA